The genomic stretch TGATGAAATACGTGTTTTGCTTGATACGATTTCAAATCCGCATTCAACATACCTAAAATATAATAATGGACAAATTACATGGATGGATAATGATATTGAGCTCATTCTTATCATTGATCGCTCAGGATCTATGACAGATATTGATGGATGCCCCGATGGAATATCTCGTCTTGACAGGGTTAAATCTGCATCCAAGGATCTTGTTAGCTTTCTCCCTGTGGGCAGAGCTTCTGTTGGTATCACTACTTTTTCAAACATAGATGATGATATCACAGAATTACCAATGACAGCCATTAATGATTCAAGTGATATAGAAACTATTGAAGCAGCAATTGATGGTATTACAGCAGATTATTTGACTGCTCTTTTTGATGGTGCTATCTATGGATTGGGTGTGTTAAATGATTACGATCACTCAAATGCAATTCGAATCGCTATGCTCTTATCCGATGGGCAGGATAATCAATCAAGACACACGGGTACAACCATACAAGATGTAATTGATGCATACGAAGACTCCAAAGTACCACTTTTTACGTTTGGATATGGTCCCGAAGCTGGAAGGGATACGCTTGAACAATTGGGTAGAGGAACCGGAGGTGATTTTTACGTTAATATAACAGGTGAGAATCTTCTATATCAGGCTTACACTAATGCTGTTTCAAAAGCTGCAGGTAAGCAAGAGTTGAGCTGGTATGTTCGTTCTGATGGAAAATTAGACTTTTATATTGAACCCCATACGAGCAGTATAGATGTATCCATAAACACATCCTTAAACGGAGCAGATTCTGATGATATTGAATTCATCATTCGGGATCAATATGATGCAGAAATTTCTCCTGAACCGAATACTGTAAGCGTAATTGAAGATGATGGTCTGTCGACAAGAATAACAATCAGTGAAGAAGCTATTGTTAACCATCATCCAGGCATGTACAATTTGGAGATAGTGATTAGTAACCCTGATATTGAAGTCAAAGATAAAAGATTCATCAGACATTCTGATACTGATACAGATGAAGGTTCAGGACTAATGGCTACTAATCACACTGGATTAAACAGAGTTGCCAATTTCTCTGTAAACAACTTCAGCGGATCTACATTAGAATACCCCGAACCTCTTCTTATTACCGCATCCACAATGGATGGACAGAGAATAACTGATTTAAGAGTATCTGCTATACTTAAAGGTCCTGATGGCGAAACTGTGATTGAAATGTATGATGATGGTACAAACGGTGATGCTGTTGCCCAGGATGGTATATATTCTGCAATCTATAGTGGCTTTGAACAGGATGGTGATTATACACTAACGGTAACGGCAGATAATTTTGAAGAAACAGCAATGCTTACAACAGTCGGACAAGTATTTAGTGCCGGAGCAACAAGCTCTCCAGGACTAACTCCCTACGATAAACCCTTTGGCCGCCAGAAAACTATTCGTTTTGAAGTAACAGGAGTTGTAGAGGATGATCATGGTAGTTGTCCTGCGACAGCCACACCATTAACTCCCGACAATGCACAAATTGCCGGTATTATAAATTATGCTTCTGATGAAGACTTTTTTAGTGTTAACAAAACTGGTTTAACTGATGATATTTTAATACGAGTCAGTAATTTTGATCCTGCAATGAACCCGGAGATCACCGTTTTTGGAAGCGATGAATCCACCATTATTGCATATACTAATATTCATGTCGGATCATCAGGGCACGGATATCTTATGATAAGGATACCTTCAACTATACCAGATGATCAAATCTTTATTAGAGTTAATGATCTCAACCCTGATTCTTACAATCTAACCTACAGAGTCAGTGCAGGAACAGAAATTCCACGTGATGTCGCTGCAGGTTCCTCTATTGAGGTTTATGTAAAAGATGAGGGATTACATGAGAATAACATTGTAAAACCAAGAATGTATCTGAAAAACACAGGTGATGAACCAATCAGTAATTTTACCGTTTGCTACTATATTACTGCTGAAGATGGCAAAACACCTGTTATTTCAGACTATCACACTCCTTACAGTAATCTAACTCTCATACACCTTAATGGTAATGAATACAGAGTTGATTACAGTTACAGCGTAACCCTTGAACCCGGTCAGATGGTCCCCGATCAAAGCGGAAGTGTGATTGGAATCCATTACGAGGATTGGGCTCCCTGGAATAAACTTAATGATTTTTCAAATCCCGATTCATCTGATTTTTTCAAAACAGATCGTATTGCTGTTTTTTCAAGTGATGGAGTACTTATTTCCGGAAGTTTTCCTTTGGAATAAGTATGTAAGTGTGAAATAATGCATTTTCTTAGTAAGCAGGATTACCTTGGTAGTCCTGCTTTTTTGCTAGTGTGCGCAGAAATGGTACTTATCTATGTAGTTTACAAAATTTGATACATGAAGTTGTTAAATATTTCGTTAGAAAGCAAATGCACATAAACTGTAATAATCATGAAATAAAGCAAAAAATAAGTAAGTACTTACATTCTTTCAGATCATGTGAAGAAGTTTTGTTGAACGATTTTTACGATAGTAGGCTTACAATTGATGCAAAAATATTAAAAAAAATGTACTAAACTTTTAAAATATGCTCGAAATCATGTGCTACTTATTTCGGCTTAATGGATAACAGTAAAGATACATTCTTTCACTACAATCCCATAGAAATGATGTCATAGGAAATATATAGCCTCTAAACACTATAAATCATCATTTTTGCCGTGGTATTTTTATACCCATTACACACATTTTAATTAACATAAAGTGATTGTATCCGATGCTGTCCCACATTTTTTAAGACATCTAGCAAGCTAAATTGATTCCATAATACTCCACGTATTACTGTTAATAAACGGTCAAAGCTTCCTTTCCATCTATTCATGTTCCATTAAATCGCAAAATTACATATGTTAGCAAAGCTGTCCAGATCTGCCAAAGCTCAACTGCCTCTCTGGAATCGTGGCTGTTTGCTGATTTAGTGCAAAGCGTGGAAGATAAGAATGAGCATCTAAACGCATATGGCACTTGCAGCAGCCTTTATGCATCGATGCTTTGCCCAATTCATGCAATTTGAAATTTGAAACAAGTTTGATAGTTGTTGAATCAACAATGTTTATCACTTTCTTGAACCGACCCGGGATCTTGAAAGATTTAGTGTGAGATGCAATTTTCGGGCATGAGGATTTGAAATGATTCAAAAACTTCCCAGAATAATACCTTTGCCATATCAGCACTGCGAATCTTGTTAGCATGAGATAGTCCGTTTTTGCTTGGTGGTGATGCTCGTCTAATTGTAAAAAATGCAGCTACATGGTTACGTAAGCTATCACATACATAGTTCAAGCTCAATTAATGAGATTGTTGCGTATAAACCATAGTTGTAACATGACTATAGGGTGAAAATACTATTCAGCTAAACGAACCACACGAAAACCAAAATCATTTTGAATCTTATCTGGTTCTTCGCCAC from Chitinispirillales bacterium ANBcel5 encodes the following:
- a CDS encoding VWA domain-containing protein, producing the protein MAHEFAHYAYGLYDQHPLYDTGDNEDPPAEWLWYPRLDDDTTISIMSYPINAYGGNYEWLNFDAGTYTGYDNAQGRMWDETGWNVLVRDPEWDMGGHYELRPHRVNYSSILNTRAPSPGDTWSNPNNDSIYDEIRVLLDTISNPHSTYLKYNNGQITWMDNDIELILIIDRSGSMTDIDGCPDGISRLDRVKSASKDLVSFLPVGRASVGITTFSNIDDDITELPMTAINDSSDIETIEAAIDGITADYLTALFDGAIYGLGVLNDYDHSNAIRIAMLLSDGQDNQSRHTGTTIQDVIDAYEDSKVPLFTFGYGPEAGRDTLEQLGRGTGGDFYVNITGENLLYQAYTNAVSKAAGKQELSWYVRSDGKLDFYIEPHTSSIDVSINTSLNGADSDDIEFIIRDQYDAEISPEPNTVSVIEDDGLSTRITISEEAIVNHHPGMYNLEIVISNPDIEVKDKRFIRHSDTDTDEGSGLMATNHTGLNRVANFSVNNFSGSTLEYPEPLLITASTMDGQRITDLRVSAILKGPDGETVIEMYDDGTNGDAVAQDGIYSAIYSGFEQDGDYTLTVTADNFEETAMLTTVGQVFSAGATSSPGLTPYDKPFGRQKTIRFEVTGVVEDDHGSCPATATPLTPDNAQIAGIINYASDEDFFSVNKTGLTDDILIRVSNFDPAMNPEITVFGSDESTIIAYTNIHVGSSGHGYLMIRIPSTIPDDQIFIRVNDLNPDSYNLTYRVSAGTEIPRDVAAGSSIEVYVKDEGLHENNIVKPRMYLKNTGDEPISNFTVCYYITAEDGKTPVISDYHTPYSNLTLIHLNGNEYRVDYSYSVTLEPGQMVPDQSGSVIGIHYEDWAPWNKLNDFSNPDSSDFFKTDRIAVFSSDGVLISGSFPLE